In Desulfovibrio sp., a single window of DNA contains:
- a CDS encoding AzlD domain-containing protein translates to MNQSEIFLTIVGMAAVTYVPRVVPALFFATRSMPEPLRRFLSVVPPAVLGALLAQSVLLEGGRLRFTADNCFLWASLLTGILAWRTKGFFGPVLAGMALVAASRYFLGA, encoded by the coding sequence ATGAATCAGTCAGAAATCTTCCTGACCATAGTTGGTATGGCGGCGGTAACCTATGTTCCGAGGGTCGTCCCGGCTTTGTTTTTCGCTACCCGGTCCATGCCGGAGCCGCTCCGGCGTTTTCTCTCCGTTGTCCCACCCGCCGTGCTCGGGGCGCTCCTGGCCCAGTCGGTTCTTCTTGAGGGAGGCAGGCTTCGCTTCACCGCGGACAACTGCTTTCTCTGGGCATCCCTGCTGACGGGCATCCTGGCTTGGCGGACCAAGGGTTTTTTCGGCCCAGTTTTGGCAGGGATGGCTCTGGTAGCCGCCTCCCGCTACTTTCTCGGGGCATAA
- a CDS encoding AzlC family ABC transporter permease: MFETKRREPSAFSQALPIVLGYLPVGFAYGVLAVKAGLSVANTGLMSVLVFAGSAQLIGVDMLGAGAPPVSVIATTLVVNLRHVLFSAALSPYLGGWPRRRIARFCYQLTDETFALHATRFHNQQQSATHTLAINMFTQSAWVIGGLAGAVAGGFVPDVKPFGLDFALAAMFAVLLVGQLLSFAHVLAGGLGAAIALVLSQTPAAPYATLVAAVVAAAVAAATPWTKNRKAEAAGSQ; this comes from the coding sequence ATGTTCGAAACGAAACGCCGCGAGCCAAGTGCATTCAGCCAGGCCCTGCCTATCGTGCTCGGCTATCTTCCCGTGGGCTTCGCCTATGGGGTGCTCGCGGTGAAGGCTGGTCTTTCGGTGGCCAACACGGGCCTCATGTCCGTGCTGGTATTCGCGGGCTCCGCCCAGCTCATTGGTGTGGACATGCTCGGAGCCGGTGCGCCGCCAGTGTCGGTCATTGCCACGACCTTGGTGGTGAATCTGCGCCATGTGCTCTTCTCAGCGGCGCTCTCTCCGTATCTTGGCGGCTGGCCAAGGCGGCGTATCGCCCGTTTCTGCTACCAGCTCACGGACGAGACGTTCGCACTGCACGCCACACGCTTCCACAATCAGCAACAATCAGCCACACATACTTTGGCCATCAACATGTTCACCCAGTCAGCCTGGGTGATCGGGGGACTGGCCGGGGCGGTGGCCGGTGGATTCGTCCCGGACGTCAAGCCTTTTGGGCTGGATTTCGCCCTGGCGGCCATGTTCGCTGTTCTTCTGGTGGGCCAGCTTCTCTCTTTTGCGCATGTTCTGGCTGGAGGCTTGGGGGCGGCAATTGCCTTGGTGCTTTCCCAGACCCCGGCAGCTCCCTATGCCACTCTCGTCGCAGCGGTTGTGGCCGCGGCGGTGGCCGCCGCAACACCTTGGACGAAAAACCGCAAAGCTGAAGCAGCAGGCAGCCAATGA
- a CDS encoding molybdopterin-dependent oxidoreductase, with protein sequence MKTSRTITTCTRDCPSCCGLVAQVENGRLTGISGNPDHPLNKGGCCAKMKHYVNRVYSPERVLHPMRRQGAAWNRISWEEALDEWAQRIKTIIAQSGSEAILHYQGYGERTALKLLNARFFSHLGGATTLTGSLCSGTAFAAMGLDFGTRVSHDPLDHLNSRTIILWGRNPAATQFNMARILGLARKNGSTIWLVDPAATESLALCDRHIQVKPGADLHLALGAARIILENSWEDSSFLANRTEGFDAFKQLVFSQSCTGHADRAGVDPADIYDLAQAMCKSGPAAVLLGWGMHRHTDAHASVRAIDALAAITGNIGIPGGGVSQGFEEYGPYDQTVWGDELHPPRRTLRIPTIGAEILGAENPPVRMAVVSAANPVCMAPDSGQVALAFASREFVVYLGHFMDDTARHAHLFLPCATFLEEDDIVAAYGHNHVGPVNKAIEPLGQCRSQFDIYQSLAKRFPFAQDFVKPMDEWLEIICRPFLEKGFTLDTLRKGPARDPDAPMVPWSDGAFLTSSGRFEFIGDILETTDGEQEYPLTLLTTGSPKHLCSELTLAEHSPLPEARIHPDTGRELGLAENSPAYLKSDLGRMTVLVVFDPRQRKDVCLCRRGGWITAGHGLNRLIPARVSSLGNGTPYYQTRVVLRPVDSKDAGN encoded by the coding sequence GTGAAAACCAGCCGGACCATCACCACCTGCACCCGGGACTGCCCAAGCTGTTGCGGGCTTGTCGCCCAGGTAGAGAACGGCAGGCTCACGGGCATCTCCGGCAATCCGGACCACCCTCTCAACAAGGGCGGCTGCTGCGCCAAGATGAAGCACTATGTAAACCGGGTGTACAGCCCGGAGAGGGTGCTCCACCCCATGCGCCGCCAAGGTGCCGCGTGGAACCGCATCAGCTGGGAAGAGGCACTGGACGAATGGGCGCAACGGATCAAGACGATTATCGCCCAGTCCGGCTCCGAGGCGATTCTCCACTACCAGGGGTATGGCGAGCGCACAGCGCTCAAGCTCTTGAACGCCCGCTTTTTCTCTCACCTGGGCGGTGCCACCACGCTTACAGGCTCGCTCTGCAGCGGCACGGCATTCGCCGCCATGGGTCTGGACTTCGGGACACGCGTCTCCCACGATCCCCTGGACCATCTGAACAGCCGAACGATCATCCTCTGGGGTCGCAATCCGGCCGCAACCCAGTTCAACATGGCCCGGATACTGGGCCTTGCTCGTAAAAATGGTTCGACCATCTGGCTTGTGGACCCGGCGGCCACCGAGAGTCTCGCTCTGTGCGACCGGCACATCCAGGTGAAGCCCGGAGCGGACCTCCACCTGGCCCTGGGTGCTGCCAGAATAATCCTGGAGAATTCCTGGGAGGACTCATCCTTCCTGGCGAACCGGACAGAGGGGTTTGACGCGTTCAAGCAGTTGGTCTTCTCACAATCGTGTACCGGCCACGCTGATCGCGCAGGCGTTGACCCCGCAGACATCTATGATCTGGCCCAGGCCATGTGCAAGTCCGGGCCAGCCGCCGTGCTCCTTGGCTGGGGCATGCACCGCCACACCGATGCCCACGCCTCGGTCCGGGCCATCGATGCTTTGGCTGCAATCACCGGAAACATCGGAATCCCGGGCGGAGGAGTGAGCCAGGGATTCGAGGAATACGGTCCGTATGACCAAACCGTTTGGGGAGATGAACTGCACCCTCCACGCCGAACCCTGCGCATCCCCACAATCGGCGCTGAAATTCTCGGAGCTGAGAATCCGCCCGTGCGCATGGCCGTGGTCAGCGCCGCAAACCCTGTTTGCATGGCCCCGGATTCCGGGCAGGTGGCCCTGGCCTTCGCTTCGCGGGAGTTCGTGGTCTACCTGGGCCACTTCATGGACGACACCGCCCGCCATGCACACCTCTTCTTGCCCTGCGCAACCTTCCTGGAAGAGGACGACATCGTGGCTGCATACGGGCACAACCACGTGGGCCCGGTGAACAAGGCCATCGAACCCCTCGGCCAATGCCGCTCCCAGTTCGACATCTATCAAAGCCTTGCGAAGCGTTTTCCCTTCGCCCAGGACTTTGTAAAACCCATGGACGAATGGCTTGAGATCATCTGCCGCCCGTTTCTGGAAAAAGGGTTCACACTGGACACACTCCGCAAGGGACCTGCCAGAGACCCGGACGCCCCCATGGTCCCATGGAGCGACGGGGCCTTCCTTACCTCCTCAGGCAGGTTCGAATTCATCGGAGATATTCTAGAGACCACGGACGGCGAGCAGGAATATCCCCTGACCCTTCTCACCACGGGCAGCCCCAAGCACTTGTGCTCCGAACTGACCCTGGCCGAACATTCGCCACTGCCCGAGGCCCGCATCCACCCGGACACAGGCCGGGAGCTGGGTCTTGCCGAGAATTCTCCTGCCTATTTAAAGAGCGATCTCGGCCGCATGACCGTGCTGGTTGTGTTTGACCCCCGCCAACGCAAGGACGTGTGTCTGTGCCGCAGGGGCGGTTGGATAACCGCAGGACACGGTTTGAACCGCCTCATTCCGGCCCGGGTCAGCAGCCTGGGAAACGGAACTCCCTATTACCAGACCCGGGTGGTCCTTCGGCCGGTTGACAGCAAAGACGCCGGGAACTAG
- a CDS encoding GTP-binding protein codes for MLPIPVTVLTGYLGAGKTTLLNRILTENHGKRYAVIVNEFGEVGIDNELVAHSDEEIFEMNNGCICCTVRGDLIRMVGGLIRRKGHLDAVLIETTGLADPAPVIQTFFLDQETKDRTALDAVVTVVDARHFEGQLGQSKEAREQVVFADAIILNKTDLVDQAGLDLALESIRRLNPRAEVIPSTRCDVPLDKVLGRRSFDLMKLLDIEPDLLDEGAHEHSHDEVQSVSMVSDKPVDFDKFKAWIGTYLNDHGQHVYRCKGILNIPGERQRLVFQGVHMLVEMGFGHPWKEDEARQSKVVFIGRNLDRLALQIAFRGCLVK; via the coding sequence ATGCTCCCAATTCCGGTTACCGTTTTGACCGGCTACCTCGGCGCTGGCAAGACCACGCTCCTAAATCGCATCCTCACCGAGAACCACGGCAAGCGCTACGCCGTGATCGTCAACGAATTCGGTGAGGTGGGCATCGACAACGAGCTGGTGGCGCACTCTGACGAGGAAATCTTCGAGATGAACAACGGCTGCATCTGTTGCACCGTGCGCGGCGACCTCATCCGCATGGTGGGGGGGCTCATCCGGCGCAAGGGGCACCTGGACGCCGTGCTCATCGAGACCACCGGGCTGGCCGACCCCGCGCCGGTGATCCAGACCTTCTTTCTGGACCAGGAGACCAAGGACCGCACCGCCCTGGACGCGGTGGTCACAGTCGTCGACGCCCGTCATTTCGAAGGCCAGCTGGGTCAAAGCAAGGAAGCCCGCGAACAGGTGGTCTTCGCTGACGCGATCATCTTGAACAAGACCGACCTGGTGGATCAAGCCGGCCTCGACCTGGCGCTGGAGAGCATCCGCCGCCTGAATCCGAGGGCCGAGGTCATCCCTTCCACGCGGTGCGACGTCCCGTTGGACAAGGTTCTTGGCAGGCGTTCCTTCGACCTCATGAAGCTTTTGGACATCGAGCCGGACCTTTTGGACGAGGGAGCGCACGAGCACAGCCACGATGAAGTCCAGTCCGTGTCCATGGTGAGCGACAAGCCCGTTGATTTCGACAAATTCAAAGCCTGGATCGGAACGTACCTGAACGACCACGGCCAGCACGTCTACCGCTGCAAGGGCATTCTGAACATCCCGGGCGAACGCCAACGCCTTGTTTTCCAGGGCGTTCATATGCTGGTGGAAATGGGCTTTGGCCACCCCTGGAAAGAAGACGAGGCGCGGCAAAGCAAGGTCGTCTTCATCGGCAGGAATCTGGACCGTCTAGCCCTCCAAATTGCCTTTCGCGGCTGCCTGGTGAAATGA
- a CDS encoding WD40 repeat domain-containing protein, with translation MGAPTLLSPGLWQWNLGAYIDQATFSSDGSRVAFALGDGRIATIGVPCDDPQFSAVHQGSCLSLAPHPAGGFISGGDDGLLAYTSPDGTVDEIIRSKGHWLEHMARSKNGDTVAVAAGREVIILDLAAGSLATYGPHPASVSGIAVSPAGGVLAATHVGGVSLYDLDEPGEPITLDLRGLNVAPAFSPDGNYLACGHQENAVHIIDLASRKVFGLSGLPAKPGKLDWSHDGSLLLHSGTKAVICWPVPACFRENPQPVAFAVQEEARMCSLSANPLIPFAAGGFTDGTVLLAELKRFAAFPLDIVPASPVSALAWSAQGLHLACGFEDGRAILLDMGEMLSGN, from the coding sequence ATGGGTGCCCCTACGCTCCTCTCCCCCGGACTCTGGCAATGGAACCTGGGCGCCTACATCGACCAGGCAACGTTCTCCAGTGACGGCTCGCGCGTGGCCTTCGCCCTTGGCGACGGCCGTATAGCCACCATAGGTGTTCCCTGCGACGATCCCCAATTTTCTGCCGTCCACCAAGGTTCCTGCCTGAGCCTGGCCCCTCACCCGGCCGGAGGCTTCATCAGCGGAGGCGACGATGGTCTGCTGGCCTACACGTCCCCGGATGGCACCGTGGACGAGATCATCCGTTCCAAGGGGCACTGGCTCGAACACATGGCCCGGTCGAAAAACGGCGACACCGTTGCCGTGGCGGCAGGCAGGGAGGTCATCATCTTAGACCTCGCGGCCGGTTCCCTGGCGACATACGGCCCTCATCCCGCTTCGGTGTCCGGGATAGCAGTGAGCCCGGCTGGAGGCGTCCTGGCCGCCACACACGTGGGCGGCGTCTCTCTCTATGACTTGGACGAGCCAGGCGAGCCGATCACCCTGGATCTGCGCGGCTTGAATGTGGCACCGGCCTTTTCCCCGGACGGCAACTATCTTGCCTGCGGCCACCAGGAAAACGCGGTGCACATCATCGACCTGGCCTCACGCAAGGTTTTCGGGCTTTCCGGCCTGCCCGCCAAACCCGGCAAGCTGGACTGGTCCCACGACGGAAGCCTGCTGCTGCACTCAGGCACCAAGGCGGTGATCTGCTGGCCGGTTCCGGCCTGCTTCCGGGAGAATCCGCAGCCGGTTGCCTTCGCCGTGCAGGAAGAGGCCAGAATGTGCTCCCTGAGCGCCAACCCTCTGATCCCCTTCGCGGCTGGCGGATTCACGGACGGCACGGTGCTCCTGGCGGAGCTCAAACGCTTTGCGGCCTTCCCGCTGGACATCGTCCCTGCAAGTCCAGTCTCCGCCCTGGCCTGGAGTGCTCAGGGGCTTCATTTGGCTTGCGGATTTGAAGACGGCCGGGCCATTCTCTTAGACATGGGCGAGATGCTCTCGGGCAACTGA
- a CDS encoding lytic murein transglycosylase, whose translation MRKALLLVLFLALTAPRALAGEFDAVKSKLISDGIPQSEVNSVFSKPEVRFTPDPMGKKLLEMYTAKFGSDVVRKLQTRLSTLGYFFGPANGRPDYLFRNGLRAFQRDHGLSVDGRYSQDLLTLAEQEQQKASAETQSELKEMAAKGPPDMYEVIIQPERLAEAKAFLEANRQILDEVQQRYGVPAVVTVGLLTVETRVGKFLGDNLALNNLASMAASSKAASVMSVFAGENVTPDRKAWLDTKASEKAAWAYTELKALFQYARQNKLDMGGMPGSIYGAIGVSQFMPTSLLRYGADGDGDGRVDIFNVRDAVNSMANYLRAHGFTGNLNDEATLREALFRYNHSQTYVNTIMAVSHFLKGGAPLP comes from the coding sequence ATGCGCAAGGCTCTTCTACTGGTGCTTTTCCTGGCTTTGACCGCTCCCCGGGCTTTGGCAGGCGAGTTCGACGCTGTGAAGTCCAAGCTCATCTCGGATGGCATTCCTCAGTCCGAGGTGAATTCCGTCTTCTCCAAGCCGGAAGTGCGGTTCACCCCTGATCCCATGGGAAAGAAGCTCCTGGAGATGTATACGGCCAAGTTTGGTTCCGACGTGGTCCGCAAACTCCAGACGCGCTTAAGCACCCTCGGCTACTTCTTCGGTCCGGCCAACGGCCGCCCGGATTACCTGTTCAGAAATGGTCTGCGAGCCTTCCAGCGCGACCATGGTCTCTCCGTGGACGGCCGGTACAGCCAGGACCTGCTCACTCTTGCCGAACAGGAACAGCAGAAGGCCTCCGCTGAGACGCAATCCGAGCTCAAGGAAATGGCCGCAAAGGGTCCTCCTGACATGTACGAGGTCATCATCCAGCCCGAGCGTTTGGCCGAGGCCAAGGCTTTCCTGGAGGCCAACAGGCAGATTCTCGATGAGGTGCAGCAGCGCTACGGGGTCCCGGCAGTGGTTACGGTCGGGCTTCTCACTGTTGAAACCCGCGTAGGCAAGTTCCTGGGAGACAATCTGGCGCTCAACAACCTGGCGAGCATGGCGGCCTCCTCCAAGGCTGCCAGCGTCATGAGCGTCTTTGCCGGGGAAAATGTCACCCCAGACCGCAAAGCATGGCTGGATACAAAGGCTTCGGAAAAAGCCGCCTGGGCCTACACGGAACTCAAGGCCCTATTCCAATATGCCCGCCAGAATAAGCTGGATATGGGGGGCATGCCCGGGTCAATCTACGGGGCCATCGGCGTCAGCCAGTTCATGCCGACAAGCCTCTTGCGCTACGGTGCGGACGGTGACGGCGACGGCAGGGTGGACATCTTCAATGTTCGCGATGCCGTGAACTCCATGGCCAACTACCTGCGCGCCCACGGTTTCACAGGCAACCTGAATGACGAGGCCACTCTGCGCGAAGCGCTGTTCCGCTACAACCATTCGCAGACCTATGTGAACACCATCATGGCCGTTTCGCACTTCCTCAAAGGGGGCGCGCCTCTCCCGTAA
- a CDS encoding HD-GYP domain-containing protein: MLKKIPLNDLKPGMFVSAFDLSWFKHPYVSTRLGLVRDQNLIEELRRLGVSQVEVDTSRSALAPKAPPAAAEAESLKKPRATPCPPISDPERTARFAKKLFDQAMSATKALMDSVTKGNAVDIEELQPLIAKLIDSVNQNENVLHVLFSLKTYDDYTYTHSLNLAGLGVLLGKSMGLETADLETLGLAGILHDVGKCLVPKEIIAKPSTLTPAEFEAVKLHPCLGYEHLRRQGNIPEIVLRAVLEHHERIDGKGYPAGLTRDAIHPFSSIISVVDVYDALTSDRAYRSPVSPYLALRTLFSLRGQAFPEDMVDRFIKHLGVYPAYSVVQLRNGCYALVVKQTPGKPLFPEVMVFCDSNRRPVVKRKVDTWRLCGEMARKEFEIERPVEPDELSAPTAAGIA; the protein is encoded by the coding sequence ATGTTGAAAAAGATACCCTTGAACGATCTGAAGCCAGGCATGTTCGTCAGCGCTTTTGATCTTTCTTGGTTCAAACACCCCTACGTTTCCACCCGCCTGGGACTCGTGCGCGACCAGAACCTGATCGAGGAACTCCGCCGCCTCGGAGTAAGCCAGGTTGAAGTCGACACGTCCAGGTCCGCCCTTGCCCCAAAAGCGCCACCCGCAGCTGCTGAGGCCGAGTCCCTCAAGAAACCCCGCGCAACTCCGTGCCCTCCGATTTCAGACCCGGAACGGACTGCACGGTTTGCGAAGAAGCTCTTCGACCAGGCCATGAGCGCCACCAAAGCCTTGATGGATAGCGTCACCAAGGGCAACGCCGTAGACATTGAGGAGTTGCAACCGCTTATAGCCAAGCTCATTGATTCGGTTAACCAGAACGAAAATGTGCTGCACGTTCTGTTCTCGCTAAAGACCTACGACGACTACACCTACACGCATTCTCTTAATTTGGCCGGTCTTGGAGTGCTTTTGGGCAAATCCATGGGGTTGGAAACTGCCGACCTGGAAACACTGGGACTGGCCGGAATTCTCCATGATGTTGGCAAATGCCTCGTTCCCAAGGAGATTATCGCCAAGCCCAGCACGCTCACACCCGCCGAATTCGAGGCCGTAAAACTCCACCCCTGCCTGGGTTATGAGCATCTCAGAAGGCAGGGCAACATTCCCGAGATTGTCCTGAGGGCCGTGCTCGAGCATCATGAACGCATTGACGGGAAGGGGTATCCCGCTGGCCTTACCAGGGATGCCATTCATCCTTTCAGTTCCATCATCAGCGTGGTGGATGTCTACGACGCCCTGACCTCTGACCGGGCCTACCGGAGCCCTGTTTCTCCATACTTGGCTCTGCGGACGCTTTTCAGTCTCAGAGGCCAGGCTTTCCCCGAGGACATGGTGGACCGCTTCATCAAGCATCTCGGCGTTTACCCCGCCTATAGCGTCGTGCAGCTCAGAAATGGATGCTACGCCCTTGTTGTCAAGCAGACGCCAGGCAAACCGCTCTTCCCGGAAGTGATGGTATTCTGCGACAGCAACCGCAGGCCCGTGGTCAAACGCAAGGTGGACACGTGGAGATTATGCGGTGAAATGGCCCGCAAGGAATTCGAAATAGAACGCCCGGTGGAACCGGACGAGTTGTCCGCTCCCACTGCCGCTGGCATCGCATAG
- a CDS encoding HD-GYP domain-containing protein, producing MAVIKRIPVERLRPGMFVSRFELSWFKHPYLTSRLGVLGDHKTIAELKALGIDSVEIDLDRGLDVEEPCQDDWLLHQGEPPKPDNSETAIPSASDPSRTLRFAKKLFTEAVDRTRHVLGGVEDGKPVELEQAKMLIARLIASVKTNESVLRLLCVLKDYDEYTYTHSLNVASMGVLFGNHMGLPDSQLELIGLSGLLHDVGKCLLPKDIVNKPSKLTDAEYEVMKSHTVLGWEYIKDQPGIPVPAALGVLEHHERLDGSGYPRRLKGSNIAGVSRILSVLDVYDALTSDRVYRTRMSPHMALRTIYEKRGGAFPENVLDRFVKCVGLYPPGTVVQLKNGYYAIVTGHDPARPLNPYMTIFRNPDGLPVKPRRVATLRLGLEKSASGYEIARHVEPTEVPPPDLGTLL from the coding sequence ATGGCGGTAATCAAACGCATTCCAGTTGAGCGGCTGCGTCCGGGCATGTTCGTAAGCAGGTTTGAGCTCTCCTGGTTCAAGCATCCCTATCTGACCTCCCGTCTCGGCGTGCTGGGCGATCATAAAACCATCGCTGAGCTCAAGGCACTTGGCATCGATTCGGTTGAGATCGATCTGGACAGAGGTTTGGATGTGGAGGAGCCATGCCAAGATGACTGGTTACTCCACCAGGGAGAACCTCCGAAGCCTGACAATTCCGAAACAGCCATTCCCTCTGCGTCAGATCCCTCAAGAACCCTGCGTTTCGCCAAGAAGCTCTTCACTGAAGCCGTGGACCGCACCAGGCATGTTCTGGGTGGAGTTGAAGACGGCAAGCCTGTTGAGCTCGAACAGGCAAAAATGCTCATTGCCAGGCTCATAGCCTCCGTCAAGACCAACGAGAGCGTCCTGCGCCTGCTCTGTGTTCTCAAGGACTACGACGAATATACATACACCCACAGTTTGAACGTGGCGTCCATGGGGGTTCTTTTCGGCAACCACATGGGCCTTCCGGACAGTCAGCTTGAACTCATCGGCTTGTCGGGCCTGTTGCACGATGTGGGCAAATGTCTGCTCCCGAAGGACATCGTGAACAAACCCAGCAAGCTGACCGACGCTGAGTACGAGGTGATGAAAAGCCATACGGTGCTGGGCTGGGAGTACATCAAAGATCAGCCAGGCATTCCGGTTCCCGCGGCGCTGGGAGTTCTGGAACACCATGAGAGGCTCGATGGCAGCGGCTATCCCAGGAGGCTCAAAGGAAGCAACATCGCCGGAGTTTCCCGAATTCTCTCGGTCCTTGACGTCTACGACGCCCTGACCAGCGACAGGGTCTACCGGACGCGTATGAGCCCGCACATGGCGCTTAGGACCATCTACGAAAAACGGGGGGGGGCATTTCCCGAGAACGTCCTGGACCGTTTCGTCAAGTGCGTGGGTCTTTACCCCCCTGGCACCGTGGTCCAGCTTAAAAATGGCTACTACGCGATTGTGACCGGGCATGACCCGGCAAGACCCTTGAACCCGTACATGACGATTTTCAGAAACCCTGACGGCCTCCCGGTGAAACCCAGGAGAGTGGCAACGCTGCGTCTTGGGTTGGAGAAATCCGCGTCAGGCTACGAGATAGCCCGGCATGTGGAACCCACTGAAGTTCCCCCTCCTGACTTGGGGACTTTGCTCTGA